CCAGGAGGAATTGTCGGGTCGTTTGGAAATTACCCGCTCTTCTTTGAGTGGCTATGAAAACGGTACGGCCGAGCCCAACTTCGCTACCCTGATTCGTATTTCGAATTTTTTTAGAGTCAGCATCGATAAACTGCTCAAAACGGATTTATCCTCTTTATCGGATGCGCAGTTGAGTGAAATAGAATCGGGTTATGATATTGATTTGAATGGAAACCGTCTCCGTGTATTGGCTACTACGGTGGATCAGGATGATCAGGAAAATATTGAATTGGTTCCTGAAAAAGCGAGAGCCGGTTATATGGCGGGTTATTCCGATCCGGATTTTATTAAAGTCCTTCCAACCTTTAGTCTTCCCTTTTTATCGCGCGATAAAAAATACCGCACCTTTACCATCAGTGGCGATTCGATGCCGCCGGTAGCTTCCGGTTCATTTGTAACCGGTGAGTACGTGCAAAACTGGAACACCATAAAGAGTGGGTATCCGTATATTTTGGTAACCAAAGACGATGGGATTGTTTTTAAAATCGTTTACAACAAACTCAAAGAAAATAAATCCTTGCAATTGGTTTCTACCAATCCATTGTATGATCCTTATGAAGTAGATATCCGCGATGTGCTAGAGGTATGGAAATTCGTGAATTTTATTTCGAATGAATTGCCGGATCCGAAGGTGGACAAAGACGATTTGTCTTCTGTGGTTCTTAATCTTCAAAAGGAAATCCGTCAGATAAAAAATGTATTGAAGGACAGAAAAGATGCTTAATGATGGCTGAAGAACTGCATTTCAGCTAAGCAATGGTGTTGCCTGAGATAATCTTCGCACATAATGTAAACATATCCCTTAGGCGATTGATACAATAATTCGGGATTAAGACTCATCGGTACGGAATGATTGCTGTGCAATTGGAGCAAGGGGTTATTGGTTATGCTGCCATCCGGACAAATCATCGACCAGGTAC
The sequence above is drawn from the Flavobacteriales bacterium genome and encodes:
- a CDS encoding helix-turn-helix domain-containing protein; this encodes MFFAPNLKLLRQRKDHSQEELSGRLEITRSSLSGYENGTAEPNFATLIRISNFFRVSIDKLLKTDLSSLSDAQLSEIESGYDIDLNGNRLRVLATTVDQDDQENIELVPEKARAGYMAGYSDPDFIKVLPTFSLPFLSRDKKYRTFTISGDSMPPVASGSFVTGEYVQNWNTIKSGYPYILVTKDDGIVFKIVYNKLKENKSLQLVSTNPLYDPYEVDIRDVLEVWKFVNFISNELPDPKVDKDDLSSVVLNLQKEIRQIKNVLKDRKDA